The Achromobacter spanius genome includes the window GCTGGAGGCCTCGGCCAGGCGCAGCAGCAGCAAGTCACCTACAATGGACCGCAATTGGTTCTACCTGTTTTATCAAAGTGGTTCCCACAAGTGGGGCCATCGTAGCATTAAATAAGGTTTTTCCCGCCCACCCTGTTCATCGAGGCTGAGATGAAGAATCAAGACCTGAATACCCGCCGTTCCCTGGCCACGCCGCGCGGCGTTGGCGTCATGTGCGACTTCTACGCGGTGCGCGCCGAGAACGCCACCCTGTGGGACGCCAACGGCAAGGAATACATCGATTTCGCGGGCGGCATCGCCGTGTTGAACACGGGCCACCTGCACCCCAAGATCAAGGCCGCCGTCGCCGCGCAGCTGGACAACTTCACGCACACGGCCTACCAGATCGTTCCGTACGAAAGCTACATCTCGCTGGCCGAACGCATCAACCGCCTGGCCCCCATCGACGGCCTGAAGAAGACCGCCTTCTTCACCACCGGCGTCGAAGCCGTTGAAAACGCCATCAAGATCGCGCGTTCGTCGACGGGCCGCTCGGGCGTCATCGCGTTTTCGGGCTCGTTCCACGGCCGCACCATGCTGGGCATGGCGCTGACCGGCAAGGTCGCCCCGTACAAGCTGTCGTTCGGCCCGATGCCCGGCGACATCTATCACGTGCCGTTCCCCAACGCCACGCAAGCCATCAGCGTGGCCGATTCGCTCAAGGCGCTGGACCTGCTGTTCAAGTGCGACATCGACCCCAAGCGTGTCGCCGCCATCATCATTGAACCGGTGCAAGGCGAAGGCGGTTTCAACATCACCCCGCCCGAACTGATGACCGCGCTGCGCAAGATCTGCGACGAGCACGGCATCCTGCTGATCGCCGACGAAGTGCAAACGGGCTTTGGCCGTACCGGCAAGCTCTACGCCATGGAACACCACTCGGTGCAGGCTGACCTGATCACCATGGCCAAGAGCCTGGGCGGCGGCTTCCCGATTTCGGGCGTGGTCGGCCGCGCCGACGTCATGGACGGCCCGGCCGCTGGCGGCCTGGGCGGCACCTACGCCGGCAACCCGCTGGCCGTTGCCGCGGCCCACGCCGTGCTGGACGTGATTGCCGAAGAAAAGCTGTGCGATCGCGCCAACGTGCTGGGCGAGAAGCTGCGCGGCCACCTGGAAGGCCTGCGCGCCAAGGTGCCGGGCATTGCCGATGTGCGCGGCCTGGGCTCGATGGTGGCGCTGGAACTGAACGACGCCAGCGGCAAGCCGGACGCCGAAGCCGTCAAGCGCGTGCAAGCGCGCGCGCTGGAACAAGGGCTTATCCTGTTGAGCTGCGGCGTGTATGGCAACGTGCTGCGTTTCCTGTACCCGCTGACCATTCCCGACGCGCAATTCGACCGCGCGCTGGCGATTCTGTCCGACGCACTGGCAGCGTAACGTTCACGGCCTGAACCCTTTATTCAGGGGGCCACGGGCACGGTAATTGCGGGCGTCGCGGATCTTTCCGCCGCGCCCGCTAGTGCATGCTGGCCCCGCTGAATCCCCATCAAGGAGACTTCAATAATGACCGCATTGACTCATCCCCTGTCGCGCCCGGATCTGCTGCGCGACGCCTGCTACATCGACGGCAAGTGGGTTGGCGCCGGCAACGGCGCGTCGATCCCGGTGGACAACCCCTCCACCGGCAAGACCATCGTGTCGGTGCCCAAGCTGGGCCGCAAGGAAACCGAACAGGCCATCGCCAGCGCGCAAGCCGCGCTGCCCGCCTGGAGCGCCAAGACCGGCAAGGAACGCGCCGCGATCCTGCTGAAGTGGTCGCAACTGATGATGCAGAACCAGCAAGACCTGGCCGCCATCATGACGTCCGAACAGGGCAAGCCCGTGACCGAAGCCGCGGGCGAAATCGCCTACGCCGCCTCGTTCCTGGAGTGGTTCGCCGAAGAAGCCAAGCGCATCGACGGCGACGTGCTGCAAAGCCCCAAGGCCGGCCAGCGCCTCCTGGCGTTGAAGCAGCCCATCGGCGTTACCGCCGCCATCACGCCGTGGAACTTCCCGGCCGCCATGATCACCCGCAAGGTCGGCCCGGCGCTGGCCGCCGGCTGCACCATGGTGGTCAAGCCCGCTCAACAAACCCCGCTGACCGCGCTGGCGCTGGCCGTGCTGGCCGAAGAAGCCGGCGTGCCCGCGGGCGTGTTCCACGTCATCACGGGCAGCTCGCGCGATATCGGCGCCGCCCTGTGCGAAAGCGATGTCGTGCGCAAGCTGAGCTTCACCGGCTCCACCGAAGTGGGCCGCACGCTGATGGAGCAATGCGCCCCCACCATCAAGAAGCTGTCGCTGGAACTGGGCGGCAACGCGCCGTTCATCGTGTTCGACGACGCCGACCTGGACCGCGCCGTTGACGGCATCCTGGCCTCCAAGTACCGCAACGCCGGCCAGACCTGCGTGTGCGCCAACCGCATCTACGTGCAAGCCGGCGTGTACGAAGAAATCGCCAAGCGCCTGGTCGCCAAGGTCGAAGCCATGAAGGTCGGCGACGGCTTTGCCGACGGCGTGACGCAAGGTCCGCTGATCGACAAGAACGCCATTGAAAAGGTGCAGGAGCACATCGCCGACGCCACCTCGCACGGCGCCAAGGTCATTGCCGGCGGCAAGCCGCATGCGCTGGGCGGCACGTTCTTTGAACCCACCGTGGTGCGCGACGTGACGCAGTCGATGCGCTTTGCCACCGAAGAAACCTTCGGCCCGGTGGCCCCGCTGTTCCGCTTCGACACCGAAGAAGAAGTCATTGGCATGGCCAACGACACCATCTTCGGTCTGGCCGCCTACTTCTTCACCCGCGATTACGCCCGCATCTGGCGCGTGTCCGAAGCATTGGAGTACGGCATTGTCGGCATCAACACCGGCCTGATCTCCAACGAAGTCGGCCCGTTCGGCGGCGTCAAGCAGTCGGGCCTGGGCCGTGAAGGCTCGAAGTACGGCATCGAGGAATACCTCGAAATCAAGTACCTGTGCGTGGACCTGGGCGCCTGAGCCCAAAGTGGTGCGCGGCGCTCGCCGCGCACCGGGGATAAGCGGTTTTCAACGCCGCTTATCCCCAACAACTGTGGACAACCCGGCCGATAAGTCCTGCATAGCCCGGAAAAGTCCTTTCAATCCAGTCACTTGCGAATCGCGATCAAATGCCGCCCAGGCGTGATAGATTTGCGCGTTCCCTGGACGGATCCGTATGAGCAAAACCTTCTCCCTTGAGGACACCCGCAAGCTGGCCGCCGTGCTGGCCGAAACGGCCCTGGCCGAGGTCATGCCGCGCTTTCGCAACCTGCCCGAAGGCTCGGTGCGAGGCAAGAGCTCGCCGCGTGACCTGGTGACCGACGCGGACGAAGCGGCCGAACGCATGATTGGCGCGCGCCTGGCCAAGCTGCATCCGGGCGCCGTGCTCATCGGCGAAGAAGCCTCCGCGCGCAACCCCGCGCTGCTGAACATGCTGGTCGACGCCGATCTGGCCTTTCTGATCGACCCCATCGACGGCACGCGCAACTACGTCGCGGGCCTGCCCTTGTTCGGCATGATGATCGCGGCCTGTCACCGCGGCGACGTGATCGCCGGCGTGATCTACGACCCGGTCAACCGCGACAGCGCGCTGGCCGTGCGCGGCGAAGGCGCCTGGATGGAATACGACAACGGCCGCCGCGTGCCGCTGACCGTGGCCGCCCCCGCGCCGCTGGAAGACATGGACGGGCTGATCTCCACGGGCGCCCTGCCCGAGCCCCAGCGCACCACCGTCAACAGCCACCTGTCGCGCCTGGCCAGCACCGCGTCGCTACGCTGCGCCGCGCACGAATACCGCATGTTGGCGGCAGGCCACTGCCACATTGCGCTGTACAACCAACTGACCGCCTGGGACCACGCCGCCGGCTGGCTGCTGCACCGCGAAGCGGGCGGCTACGCGGCGCGCTTCGATGGCTCGCCCTACAAGCCCACGCATCGCACGGGCGGCTTGTTGTATGCGCCAGATGCCGGCAGTTGGCATGCCGCGCGCAAGGCGTTGTTGGGCGAGGGGTTGGAAGGGGCTGAGGGCTGAAAATGTCCGCTGTCAGCTTCGGGGCCAGGCCTACAGCAACGTTGAACGCGATATGGGGCAATGCGGCGGCCAGATTGGACAAAATTCGCTGAGCAGCGAATATGCCCGTTCTGCCGAAAAACCCGGGTATTCCCTAGGAATTTATCCACAGTTCCTGTGGACAACCCTATGGAAAGGTCTGTAACGGCGCGAAAAATCCCTGACAGGGCAAGCACTTGCTTAAACCGGTCAAAAACCGGCCGGTTACAGGTGGGCTTACAGCGCGTCCAGCGCTAGCGCGCAAGGCTGTTCCACCTTCAGGGTCAAAAGGTTGTCGGCCCGCGTGCGGCCCAGGTTGATGGCGGCGATGGGCATGCCGTTGCGCGACGCTGCCGTCACGAAGCGGTAGCCCGAATACACCATCAGCGACGAGCCCACCACCAGCACCGCATCGGCGCTCATCAGCCCGGCATTGGCGCGATCGACGCGATCACGCGGGACGGTTTCGCCGAAGAAGACCACATCGGGTTTGACGATACCGCCGCAGCGCGGGCACGGCGGCACAATGAATTGCGAGAAATCCTGGCCGTCCAGGTCGGCGTCGCCGTCCGGGGCATCGGTGGCGTCCAGCAAGGCCCATGCGGGGTTGCTGTGTTGCAGCCGGTCTTGCCAGTCATGGCGGCCGCCGCGCCAGTCGCATTGCATGCAGCGCACTTCGTCCAGCCGGCCGTGCAAGTCCACCACATCACGGCTGCCGGCGGCGGCATGCAGGCCGTCCACGTTTTGCGTGACCAGCACGCTGAGGCGGCCGCGCGACTCCAGCCGCGCCAGCGCCCGGTGTGAATCATTCGGCTTGACCTGGCCAAAGCGGCGCCAGCCCACCATGCTGCGCGCCCAGTAGCGGGCGCGCGCCAGTTCCGTGCCCATGAAGGTTTGCAGCGTCATGGGCGGCGAACGTTTCCATTCGCCTTCCGTGTCGCGATAGTCGGGGATGCCGGAATCGGTGCTGACGCCCGCCCCCGTCAACACGAACAGCCGCGGGTGGCGGTCGACAAAGCCGCGCAACGCGGCCAGATCCGAGACTTGCGTGTCCATCCTGGCTCCTATCCCTGGCTGCCCTTGGGCATCCTCACTGGCGATGCTGGCCGCTTGCCCTGGCCGCTTGCCCTGGCCGCTTGCCCTGGCCGCTTGCCCTGGCCGCTTGCCCTGCCCGCTTGCCATCAACCGCCCAAGCCGCAGTCCGGCATGTCGCTGACCAGGCTGGCCTGCGTGACGTTGCTGCCCGGGGGCACGCTGCGTGTCAGCCAGACGTTGCCGCCAATGGTGGACCCCTTGCCGATCGTGACGCGGCCCAGGATCGTGGCGCCCGCGTAGATCACTACGTCGTCTTCGATCAACGGATGGCGCGGCAAGCCCTTTTTAAGCTCGCCGTTTTCGCCGGGCGGGAAGCGCTTGGCGCCCAGCGTCACCATTTGGTAGAGCCGCACGCGGTCGCCGATGATGGCCGTTTCGCCAATGACGACACCCGTGCCGTGGTCGATAAAAAAGCTGCGGCCGATGGTGGCGCCGGGATGGATGTCGATGCCGGTGTCGGCATGCGCGATCTCGGCCACGATGCGGGCCAGCATCGGCACGTTCAGCCGATACAGCACGTTGGCCAGGCGGTGGTGGATCATCGCCGCCACGCCGGGATAGCACAGCAGCACTTCGTCCACGCTGTGCGCGGCCGGGTCGCCCTGGTAGGCGGCCGTCACGTCCAGGTCCAGCGCGGCGCGCACGCGCGGCAGCTCGGCGCCGAACTGGCGCACGATCTCGATGGCGCGCCGCTGCGTCTCGGCCGGGTCGACATGTTCATGGCGGCCCACGTATTGCAGTTCAAGACAGACCTGATGCAACAGCGCATCCAGCGCCGCGCCGATGGTGTGGCCCACATAGAAGTCTTCGACTTCCTCGCGCAGATCGATGGGGCCCAGCCGCATCGGGAACAAGGCGCCACAGAGGTCCTTGATGATCTGGCGCAGGCTTTCCTGGGACGGGAATTCACGCAGGCCCGCGTCTTCGCGCAGGCGGCCACGCGGGCCGCGCCAGGCGACGCGCGCTTCGCGCAAGCCGGACACGATGCTGTCCAGGTTCCAGTGGGCGGGCGGAAGGTGGGTGGGCCCGTTCATTGGGACTGCCCCTGGCGGTTGCTGGGGAGCCCGGGCTGGGAATGGGTTTCAAACATGGAAGTGCCTCGCTGACGGTGCTACGCAATAGTCCCGTCAACTGTAACCGCTGGCGCCCCTTTTCCGGAAAACCTCCGATATGGCGTCGGGGTTATGCGGCGGCCTGGCTGGGCTCGTCCGGGGCGTAGCCCAGCGGGTTGCCTTGCTGCCAGCGCCAGCCGTCGGCGCACATGGCGGCCACGTCGTAGGTGCTGCGCCAGCCCAGCAGCGACTCGGCAAGCGCAGGGTCGGCCCAGGTGCGCGCCACGTCTCCGGGGCGTCGCGCCAGGGTCTGCAAGGGAATCCGGCAGCCGCTGGCTTGTTCAAACGCGCGCACCAGTTCCAGCACGCTGGTGCCCCGGCCCGTGCCCAGATTGACTGCAATAAACCCGGGGTGGTCCATGCAATACGACAACGCCCGCACATGGCCCTGCGCCAGGTCCATCACATGCAGATAGTCGCGCACGCCCGTGCCGTCGGCGGTGTCGTAGTCGTCGCCGAACACCCGCAGGAATGGCTGGCGGCCCACCGCCACCTGGGTGATGAAGGGGAACAGGTTATTGGGCAGGTCGCGCGGGCTCTCGCCGATCTGCCCGCTGGGGTGCGCGCCGATGGGGTTGAAGTAGCGCAGCGTGACGGCGCTGAAGGCGGGGTCGGCCGTGCAGACGTCGCGCAGCATCTCTTCCACCATCAGCTTGGTGCGCCCGTAGGGGTTGGCCGGCGCCAGCGGATGCGCCTCGGTAAAGGGCAGGTACTGGGGCTCGCCATACACGGTGGCCGACGAGCTGAACACCAGCCGCGTGACGCCCGCCTCGCGCATGGCGCGCAGAAGCACCATGGAACCCGCGACGTTGTTGTCGTAGTACTTGAGCGGGTCCGCCACCGATTCCCCAACCGCCTTGCAGCCGGCCAGATGCAGCACGGCCCGCACCGATTGGCCGCGTGCCGCCGCATCCGACAGCACGCGTTCGATCAGGCCCGGCGTGCGGATATCCCCTTCGATCAGGGGTATCGGCACGCCGCACAAGCGCTCGACCCGGCGCACGGCCTCGCGGCTGCCGTTGCTGAAGTTGTCCAGCACCAGCGGCCGCTGGCCGGCCGCCAGCATCGCAATCAAGGTGTGCGTGCCGATATAGCCAGCCCCGCCCGTGACCAGCACGTGCATGTCTGCGTCTGGCATCCCCGCCCCCGTCACAGGTGCGCCGCCACGCCCGGCACCCACGCGTGCCGGGGACGCGGCGCCTGCGCGTGGCCGCGGTAGCGATCGATCCAGTACGAGGTGGACGCATCGTGGCCCCAATCGACCACGCCGGCCGACACCGGCACCGCCAGTTCGCGCTCGATGCCCGAGGCCAGCCGCTTGCCCAGTTCCACGCCCCATTGATCGAAGGGGTTGATGCCCCACACCACGCTCTGCACGAACACCTTGTGTTCATACAGCGCCAGCAGCGCGCCCAGGCCGCGCGGGTCCAGTTGACGCAGCACGACCAGCGTGGACGGCCGCCCGCCCGGATGCACCATGTGCTGCGCCAGGCTCAGGGCGCGTTCCTGGTCGTCGATATGGGCCACGTCCTGCAAGGCTTCTTCCAGGCTCTTGCCGCGCAGCAGCGCCTGGCGCTGCGCCAGGCAGTTGGCCAGCAGCAGGCGGTGCGCGTCCGGGCTGTCCGCATGGCCTTGCAGGCTGGCGATGAAATCAACCGGCGCGCCGTTCTCACTTTGGTGCAGCCATTGGAAGAACGTGTGCTGGCCATCGGTGCCCGGCATGCCCCAGATGATGGGCGCCGTGGGCACGCCGACCGCCGTGCCGTCGCCCGCCACCCGCTTGCCCAGCGACTCCATTTCCAACTGCTGCAGGTAGGTCACCAGGTGCAGCAAGCGCGCGCTATAGGCGGCGATGTTCAAGGAGTTATGGCCCAGCACGCTGCAATTGACCAAGCCGGCCAAGGCCAGTTGGATGGGTGCGTTCGCGGCGAACGGCGCCTGCTGGAAATGCTGGTCCATGGCCTCGGCGCCAGCCCGCATGCCGATCAGCACCTCGGCGCCCACGGTCAGCGCGATGGACAGGCCGGCCACCGACCAGACGGAATAGCGTCCGCCCACCCAGTCGCACATCTTGAACGTGTGGCTGGCCGGCACGCCCAGGGCGCGCGCGGCCGACACGTTGGCGGTGACCGCCGCCAGGTGCTCGGACACATCGGCTACCCCGCCCTGCTTGAGCCACGCCATCGCCGTGCGCGCGTTGTGCAGGGTTTCGGAGGTGGTGAAGGACTTGGACGAAATCACCACCAGGCAGCGCCGCGGGTCCAGGCCGGCCACGGCGTCATGGAAGGCGTGGCCGTCGATGTTGGACACGAAGCGGATCTGGCGGCGCTGCGACGGGCCGCCGAACGCCTGAACCGCCAGGCGCGGGCCCCAGTCGCTGCCGCCGATGCCGATATGCAGCACCGTTGAAAAATCCGCCGTCT containing:
- a CDS encoding 4-aminobutyrate--2-oxoglutarate transaminase; translation: MKNQDLNTRRSLATPRGVGVMCDFYAVRAENATLWDANGKEYIDFAGGIAVLNTGHLHPKIKAAVAAQLDNFTHTAYQIVPYESYISLAERINRLAPIDGLKKTAFFTTGVEAVENAIKIARSSTGRSGVIAFSGSFHGRTMLGMALTGKVAPYKLSFGPMPGDIYHVPFPNATQAISVADSLKALDLLFKCDIDPKRVAAIIIEPVQGEGGFNITPPELMTALRKICDEHGILLIADEVQTGFGRTGKLYAMEHHSVQADLITMAKSLGGGFPISGVVGRADVMDGPAAGGLGGTYAGNPLAVAAAHAVLDVIAEEKLCDRANVLGEKLRGHLEGLRAKVPGIADVRGLGSMVALELNDASGKPDAEAVKRVQARALEQGLILLSCGVYGNVLRFLYPLTIPDAQFDRALAILSDALAA
- a CDS encoding NAD-dependent succinate-semialdehyde dehydrogenase, with product MTALTHPLSRPDLLRDACYIDGKWVGAGNGASIPVDNPSTGKTIVSVPKLGRKETEQAIASAQAALPAWSAKTGKERAAILLKWSQLMMQNQQDLAAIMTSEQGKPVTEAAGEIAYAASFLEWFAEEAKRIDGDVLQSPKAGQRLLALKQPIGVTAAITPWNFPAAMITRKVGPALAAGCTMVVKPAQQTPLTALALAVLAEEAGVPAGVFHVITGSSRDIGAALCESDVVRKLSFTGSTEVGRTLMEQCAPTIKKLSLELGGNAPFIVFDDADLDRAVDGILASKYRNAGQTCVCANRIYVQAGVYEEIAKRLVAKVEAMKVGDGFADGVTQGPLIDKNAIEKVQEHIADATSHGAKVIAGGKPHALGGTFFEPTVVRDVTQSMRFATEETFGPVAPLFRFDTEEEVIGMANDTIFGLAAYFFTRDYARIWRVSEALEYGIVGINTGLISNEVGPFGGVKQSGLGREGSKYGIEEYLEIKYLCVDLGA
- a CDS encoding inositol monophosphatase family protein — encoded protein: MSKTFSLEDTRKLAAVLAETALAEVMPRFRNLPEGSVRGKSSPRDLVTDADEAAERMIGARLAKLHPGAVLIGEEASARNPALLNMLVDADLAFLIDPIDGTRNYVAGLPLFGMMIAACHRGDVIAGVIYDPVNRDSALAVRGEGAWMEYDNGRRVPLTVAAPAPLEDMDGLISTGALPEPQRTTVNSHLSRLASTASLRCAAHEYRMLAAGHCHIALYNQLTAWDHAAGWLLHREAGGYAARFDGSPYKPTHRTGGLLYAPDAGSWHAARKALLGEGLEGAEG
- a CDS encoding NAD-dependent protein deacetylase, whose product is MDTQVSDLAALRGFVDRHPRLFVLTGAGVSTDSGIPDYRDTEGEWKRSPPMTLQTFMGTELARARYWARSMVGWRRFGQVKPNDSHRALARLESRGRLSVLVTQNVDGLHAAAGSRDVVDLHGRLDEVRCMQCDWRGGRHDWQDRLQHSNPAWALLDATDAPDGDADLDGQDFSQFIVPPCPRCGGIVKPDVVFFGETVPRDRVDRANAGLMSADAVLVVGSSLMVYSGYRFVTAASRNGMPIAAINLGRTRADNLLTLKVEQPCALALDAL
- the epsC gene encoding serine O-acetyltransferase EpsC — translated: MNGPTHLPPAHWNLDSIVSGLREARVAWRGPRGRLREDAGLREFPSQESLRQIIKDLCGALFPMRLGPIDLREEVEDFYVGHTIGAALDALLHQVCLELQYVGRHEHVDPAETQRRAIEIVRQFGAELPRVRAALDLDVTAAYQGDPAAHSVDEVLLCYPGVAAMIHHRLANVLYRLNVPMLARIVAEIAHADTGIDIHPGATIGRSFFIDHGTGVVIGETAIIGDRVRLYQMVTLGAKRFPPGENGELKKGLPRHPLIEDDVVIYAGATILGRVTIGKGSTIGGNVWLTRSVPPGSNVTQASLVSDMPDCGLGG
- the galE gene encoding UDP-glucose 4-epimerase GalE; translated protein: MPDADMHVLVTGGAGYIGTHTLIAMLAAGQRPLVLDNFSNGSREAVRRVERLCGVPIPLIEGDIRTPGLIERVLSDAAARGQSVRAVLHLAGCKAVGESVADPLKYYDNNVAGSMVLLRAMREAGVTRLVFSSSATVYGEPQYLPFTEAHPLAPANPYGRTKLMVEEMLRDVCTADPAFSAVTLRYFNPIGAHPSGQIGESPRDLPNNLFPFITQVAVGRQPFLRVFGDDYDTADGTGVRDYLHVMDLAQGHVRALSYCMDHPGFIAVNLGTGRGTSVLELVRAFEQASGCRIPLQTLARRPGDVARTWADPALAESLLGWRSTYDVAAMCADGWRWQQGNPLGYAPDEPSQAAA
- the pgi gene encoding glucose-6-phosphate isomerase, coding for MGKANYAIEALRANSGLAQSPEWQAFAQAAEAAELDANTLKVIEAAGLCVDLTMQRQSPALEAAALNLLQARGLADARHALFAGDPVNWTEGRPAWHTALRAGRTREQPDGLDADSVCEYSRMTDFVRKLDQTADFSTVLHIGIGGSDWGPRLAVQAFGGPSQRRQIRFVSNIDGHAFHDAVAGLDPRRCLVVISSKSFTTSETLHNARTAMAWLKQGGVADVSEHLAAVTANVSAARALGVPASHTFKMCDWVGGRYSVWSVAGLSIALTVGAEVLIGMRAGAEAMDQHFQQAPFAANAPIQLALAGLVNCSVLGHNSLNIAAYSARLLHLVTYLQQLEMESLGKRVAGDGTAVGVPTAPIIWGMPGTDGQHTFFQWLHQSENGAPVDFIASLQGHADSPDAHRLLLANCLAQRQALLRGKSLEEALQDVAHIDDQERALSLAQHMVHPGGRPSTLVVLRQLDPRGLGALLALYEHKVFVQSVVWGINPFDQWGVELGKRLASGIERELAVPVSAGVVDWGHDASTSYWIDRYRGHAQAPRPRHAWVPGVAAHL